The DNA window TGAAGAATGGATTCCGACATCGGTTGACAGTTCCCCTCTCGCGACAGTGCCCGGACGCGCCGCCCGCCGCCTTGATCATTGTTCATTTTCCCTATGACGGGTAGCATCTTTCAAGAGAAACCCGACTCGATTTCACGCCCGAGACAGTGCTGTCTGTCGAGGATGACATTGCGATGCCGCGCTCCCCCGAAGACCCCGAACAAGCAACAAGCTTCGAGCGCCCGAGACAGCGGCACTCGCCAGGTTCGCCGCCACCCGAGACCGGCGGTTCCGCCAACGAGGGCGTGGAGGCGACCATCCTGGTCGCACCCTCAAGCCACGGGAGCGGGCGGCCCCCGCCCGCCCGCGACCGCGCCGCGCCCCAACCGGACGGAACCAGGGCCGCGCTGGCGCGCTTCGATCTGCTCGAACCGCTCGGTCAGGGTGCCATGGGCGTCGTTTTGCTGGCGCGGGACCGCGATCTCGGACGCAAGGTTGCCTACAAAAGACTGCGCGGAGAACTCGGCGCGAAGCCGGACATGGTCCAGCGTTTTCTCGCCGAGGCGCAGATCACCGCCCAGCTCGATCATCCCAATGTCGTGCCGCTCTATTCGCTGGAGCACGAAGACGCCCAACAACTGGGTTATGCCATGAAGCTGGTTCAGGGCGAAACGCTGGAGTCGCTGATTCGACAAGCGCGCTCGACCCTGGAGTCAGGCCGGATCCTGCCGCCTCGCCTGCAGCGGGAAACCCTGCTCGATCACTTCCTCAAGATCTGCGACGCCATCGCCTTCGCGCATTCGCGGGGCGTCATCCATCGCGACCTCAAGCCCGCCAACATCATGGTCGGACATTTTCACGAAGTCTACGTCATGGACTGGGGGATCGCGCGGGTTCTGGAGTCGTCCAGGGTGCCTGGAACGGACATGGCGGAGCGGGTGTCTTGCGCGCGCTCGGGCGTCGGTGCCGGGATGGAAACGGCGGATGGGATCGCGACAACCCAGTGCGGCTCGCTGCTTGGCACCCCGAAATACATGTCGCCGGAGCAGGCGCGGGGCGAGATCGACCAACTCGACGAACGGAGCGATCTCTACAGTCTCGGCCTGATCCTGTTCGAGCTGATCTGTCTGCGTCCGGCCTTCGGCGGACCCGATGTCGGCACCCTGCTCGATCGGATTCAACGCGGCCAGCGCCAGCCCGTCGCCGCGCCCTCGCCGCGCGGCTCCATCCCCCGCGAACTCAAGGCCATCGTCGACAAGGCCACCCAGGCCGAGCCGACGGAGCGTTATCAAAGCGCCGCGGATCTGGCCGAGGATCTGCGTCACCACCTGCGAGGCGAAGCGGTCAGTGCGCTGCGGGACAACCCGTTACAGAGCACGCTGCGCTGGATCGGACATCACCGTCAGCGGGCGCTGAATCTCTTTCTCGCCACCCTGTTGATCGGCTTTCTGGCGACGGGTGCCCTGTGGTATCGCCACACGGTCGAACTGGAGAAAATCCATGAACGCCAGATTCTGACCGCGCGGTATTTCGATTTTGCGTCGGCGCAGGCGCAGATCATCGTCAAACATTTCCTGTTCATGCTCGGCCTGCTCGAAGGCTTGTCCGTCGGTGCCGAGTTGGCCTTGGAAGACGGCAAGCCGGCCGAAGGTCGCTATTATACGCATGAAGATTTTGTGACTCCGGGGTCGGGACCAAAGGATCTCGCGACGAGCGCGTCTCTGTATCGGGACCGACCGATCAGCACCGACGTTCCGGTGGTGTTTTTCCCGCAAGGCGTCGTGCCCACGGAAACGGAGCGGAAGATCCGACAACTGCTCCCCCTGAAGGCACTCTTTCAGCGCATCATCCTCGAAGCCCACGACGAACAGGAGGTGCCGCCGTCCGGCCGCAAGGTGCGCGAAACGCTCGATCGCCACGACATCACGGTCGATTGGATGGGTATCGCGCTCCGCGAGGGCGCCATGGTCGGCTACCCTGGGCTGGGGGGATTTTCCGCCACCTACGATCCAATCGCCCGCCCTTGGTATCGGCAGGCCGTGCTCGCGCAAGGCGGGAAGGTATGTGGAGAGCCGTATGTGAGCGCCTCCCTGAGCATTTTCATCATGTCCTGCAGCGTCGCCCTGTATTCGAACGCTGGCGAATTTTTCGGCGTCGCCGAGATCGATCTGCCGCTGGAAAAAAACGTCGAAAAGATCCTGCTGACGCCGCAACTGCCCCTGGTCCGTGCCTTGCTGTTGAACGATCAGGGTCAGATCCTGGTCGAGGCCCGACCGGACACGATCCAGGGCGTCGATCTCCCCAAAGAGCGATTGCGCGCGTACTCCAACGCGACGATCGTCGAGGCGATCAAGGCGGGACACTCAGGCCAACAGAACGTGCTCGATGCGGATCGCAAGCTCTGGGTGATGTATCTTCATCTGCGCGAATTGAAATGGACCTATGTCGTCGAATTGGATGAGCAGGGCGCGCGCCATGACGCGAAATAGAAAAAATGACACATGGCCGTGACCGAAATTCCGGTCGGCCAAGGGCATGGGACGCCGCAGTCCATGGAAAATCGACCCCGATACCCGCATGATTGGTTTCTCGCCAATCTAGAGACGAACGCCGCCCCAGGCGGCCATGACTGGAGCCATCACTGCATGAATGACCTCGTCATCCGCTGCGAGCACAAGCCGTCACCCGCCAAACTGGACGTGATGGGGATCGACGGCTGGCCGCTCTGGAAAAAAGAACCGTCCACGTTCCCCTGGCATTATGAAAAAACCGAGACCTGCTACGTCCAGCGCGGGCGCTTTGTCGTCACGCCGGACGGCGGCGAGCCGCTCACCTTTGGTCGGGGCGACCTGATCAGCTTTCCGGCCGGTCTCTCCTGCGTCTGGGAGATCCTGGAGCCGGTGGAAAAACACTATCGCTTCGACGAAACCCCCTCATAAAGACTCACACCCCTGCAACGGAAGGATGAAAGACATGCGAAAAATCGTCCGAATTCGCTCGCCCTGGCTGGTCCTGCTCGCCTGTTTGCCGATGCTCCTGCCCGTCTCCGCCAGCCACGCGGAAGGCATGACCATCGCCGACACCGTCTACAAACTCCCGCTGGAGGAAGGCGTGTCCACGGATGACGCCGTCGATTCCATGCTGCTGCGCGCCAATGCGCTGAACTTCAAGCTGGTCGCCCGTCTGCCGCTCTCCCAGGAACTGGAAGCCATGGGCGTCCCCACCAAGCGCATCGAGATCTTCCAGTTCTGCGATGCCCGGATCGCCGCCCAAATGATCGCCGAAAACCTGGACTTTTCGGCCTATCTGCCCTGCCGCATCACCCTGATCGAGGATCAGGCGGGCAAACCCTGGCTGGTGACGCTGGACCTGAACAAGGTCATCCAGATGGCCGATCTGCCGCCAGCGCTGATGGAGATGGCCACCAAGGTCCGCGACACCATGAACGAGATCATGGCCGCGGGCGCCAGCGGAGATCTCTGATCCATGACCTACCTGAGCCTCTCCCGCGCCGCCCGACTCGCCGGCGTCACCCGGGCTGAACTGCAACGCCGCATCCGTCGCGGCGAGATCGCGACCTTCGAGGGAGCGGTGGCGGTGGAGGATCTGCTGCGGGCCTATCCGGCCGTGAGCCTGACCAATGACGCCGCCCTGGAACGGGTCGAACGCATCAAACGCGACGCCCTGCCCAAGCTCAACGCGGGCGAAACCGTCCTGCCGAGCCCGGAAGTCTTCCTGTCGCGTCTGCGCGGTCTGAGCGAAACCCTGGCGGAACGCATCGCGGCCAACGAACTCGCCCATACCTTGCTGGACCAGGTCGGCGCACGGCTCGCAGGGCTCGCCGCCCAACCTCCCGAGCAACTTTCAGCGGCGCTACGCGAGATTCAGGACTGGTTCGTCGACGCCCGGCGCCAGCTCGCACTCCACCCCGTCCCAGACGGGCGCGCCCAACTCCTCGCCAAGGATACCTTTCTGCGCATCATGGCAGCCAACGTCAAGCTGATTCCAAGCGGCCACGACTTTTTCGTCGAGGGCAACGAGTCGATCCTGGATGCGTCGGTGCGCGCCGGGCTCAAACTGAGTTATGGCTGTTCCAGCGGCAATTGCGGCGACTGCAAGGTTCGTCTGATCAGCGGCGAAACCCGGAAGATCCGCGATCACGACTATGTCATCAGCGAACGCGAGAAGTCGATGGGCTACCTCCTCTCCTGTTCGCAAACGGCCGTCACCGATCTGGTCATCGAGGCCGCCGAGGCCCTGTCGGTCGACGACCTGCCGCAACAGGAGATTCGGGCCAGCCTGCGCAAGCTCGAACGTCTCTCGCCCGACCTGATCGCCCTGAACATCCAGACACCGCGCACCCACACGCTACGCTTCATGGCCGGTCAGCGGGCGCGCCTGACGCTGGAAGACGGCGCCACGCGCGAATTGTCCATCGCGAGCTGCCCCTGCAATGGGCGCAATCTCTGGTTTTATGTCAGACGCCAGGACGACGCCTTCTCCGAGCGCGTCTTCAACAGTCTGCACCCCGGCCATCTGGTCACCGTCACCGGTCCCCAGGGCGATTTCGTGCTCGTCGAGGACGCGCCGGAACCGGCCATCCTGATCGCCTTCGGCGACGGCATCGCGCCCATCAAGAGCCTGATCGAGCACGCCGTCTCCATCGATCTCATCGAGTCCTTTCATCTCTATTGGGATACCACCTACCCCGATGGCCATCATCAGGCCCACTGGGGACGGGCGCTCAAGGACGCACTGGACAACTTCAGCTTCACCCCGCTCATGAGCGGTCGGCCCGAGGATGTCATCGCCGTGGTGCGCGCCGATCATTCGGGGCCAGATCGACCGCGTTATTATCTTGCTGGTCCGGCGGAGCTTGTTCAACGCGCGGCGGTCTTGTTGCGCGACCAGGGCATTGAGAAGGCACGGATCAAGCTCGAACACACCGACACCTGATCCGACGGGGCAGTTTAGGCCGCTTGCGGCCTGGACTGCTGGGACGGCAGGAACACGGTGCCCTTGCCGAAACGATTCACGGCCATATCCCGCACCCAGGGCGGGGCATCCGCGTAGAGTCGCAAATAGGTATACCCCAGATCACCGCGAACCATGAACGCGACCCAGCGTTCAAACTCTTGTTGTTTTGTCTCCATCACGTCAGTCCTCGCCTCAACGACAGGCACTCATCCACGACTCGTTCTCTCGGCGTCATCGGTTGATGCGCCGACATGCTAAACCGCGTCCAGCGCGATATGCGTAATTTCCAATTTGTGTTTGGCTCTGGGGATTTCACCAGCATCACTAGAGACGCGGTTTAAAATTTTATATTTTTTAATATCTTAAACCGCGTCCGCTCCGACTATCGTCGATGCGGCCAAGGTTAATCCAATCCAAGAACATCGCATACCGCACTGGACGCGGTTTAGAATTGAACACGCGCCATTAGCACGAACGACGCGCGATATTCCATGCGATTTCTACAAGGTATGCGTGGAAACTCATTCATTCAACTGGTGCTTGCTGAAAAATCCTTATGTCGCGTGCCGCTTTAGCAACAGCATATAGTTCACCCCCATCCAGCGGGTAAAGGCAAAGCTCCGAGTGAACGGATTCATCCGCACCCCGGTCTTGTGGAGCAGAGCGAAGCGCTCGCTCAGCGGATCCAGTACCTGGGCAGGGCGGACGAGTTTACGGAAATGATGAGTCCCTCGGGGCAGCCAGCGCAGAATGTATTCCGCGCCGACAATCGCCAGGATCAGCGCCGCCAAGGTACGGTTGATACTGGCGACGAACATGACCCCGCCCGGCCGTGCCAGTTGCGCGCAATCGGCGAGAAACGCCGGCAGATGCTCCACATGCTCGATCACCTCCATGTTGAGAACGGCGTCGAATTGCGCGCCCTCGCGCACCAACTGATCCGCCGTCGCCAACCGATACTCGATCTCGAGTCCGCTCCACTGAGCGTGCATCGCGGCCACGCGAACATTCTTTTCGGTGATCTCGATCCCGGTGACCTGGGCGCCGAGACGCGCCAAGGACTCGCTCAGAATACCGCCGCCGCAACCGATATCGAGCACCCTCAAACCCTCGAAAGGGCGTTCCAGATCCGCATCGCGCCCCATGGCCGCGGCGAGTCGCTCGCGGATATAGTCGACCCGAAAGGCGTTCAGACGGTGCAGCGGCCAGAACGGCCCCTCGGTATCCCACCAACGATGGGCAAGACGTTCGAAATAGGCGACCTCCTCCGGGTCGATACTCGGGGCGGTCAGATGGGCGGCAGGCATGGGATGCTCCAGTGCAAACGACGGAATGCATTGGAAGTCGTGTTACTAGCGGGGTTTTACAACGCCTGGTCCGGCAGATGTCTGGTACAGCGGCGCCTAATGCGGATCCTACCCGTAGGAGCCCGCTTGCGGGCGACGTGACTCGCCAGGATGACTTCCGTGCGCCCACCCGTCGCCCGCAAGCGGGCTCCTACGGGGTTTGCATGAGCACCAACGCGACCGCGCCGCGCCGATAGACGATCTCCTGACGCAGTTCGGGATAATCCCGTGTCAGCGAGTCCAGCTTGTCGATTCGCAAAAACACCAGCTCGCCCGCGACCGGCGGACGCTTGGGCGTGATGGCGTCGCGGTAGACGCTGAAACTCGGCATCGAGGTGCGATAGACCACGGTCGGCAGATCGAGTTGTTTGGCCATCAGGCCCGCCTCCTTGACGGGCGCCTGCAGCGCCTCGAACACGCGCGGCACCAGGAAGCCATAGACCACCCAGGTCTGCACCAGACCGGCGAGCACCAGTCGCTGCCAGAGCGGCGGGCGCGACCAGCGCAGCAGCACGAACATGGCCGCCAGACCGGCCAGGACGGCAAGCCCGTAGGGAAGGTCGAGCGCCCGTCGACCATCGGTCAGCAGCGCCAATTCATGCGCCTTGAGTTCCAGCATGGCCCGAACCTCGGCCGAGGGACTGGTCGCGATCCCCTCGATGACATGCAGGATGGTATCAAGCACCAGCGGCAAGGCGACCAGCAGCGCAAACAGGAGCAGCGTCGGCAGAAAGGCCAGCCAGCGATTGGTGAGGGTGTCGCGATGCCGGGCCATGAGTATAAAGAGCGGCACAGCACCGTACAGCAGATAATGCGGCAGCTTGGTGCCGGAGAAAGAGAAAAAGACGAAAACCGTCAGAAACCAGATCCAGAGGAAACGCTCCAGCGGATCTGACCAAGCGGTTCGATATGCTTTGAAAAGACTCAGAAACCAGCCGGTGAAGGGCAACAGGATCAGCGGCAGCATGACCAGGTAATACCCTGGAAAACCAGCATGCCCATGCATCGCCTCGCCGAAGCGTCCGACGTTGTGTTCCAGGAAGAAGCCGCGGAAAAAGTCGGCGCCGTCGTCCAGATAGATGGCGAGATACCAGGGGCCGGCCACCAGCAGAAACACCAGCCAGCCGAGCGGCGAGAAGGCCGCCCTGAACCAGCGTAGCGCCACCATAAGACTTTGCTTGGACCAGCGGATCTCGGACAGAAAGAACAGGAAGCTGACCAGCACCGGAAAGAAGACCGCCACTGGCCCCTTGGTTAGAAAGCCCAGCCCCATCCAGAGATAGGCGCGCAGAATGAAGCGGCGATTGGTCTTGGGGTCCAGATCCAGGAAATAGCGATAAATTTCAAAGAAAGTCAGCGCGATAAAGAGATTCAGCACGGCATCGGCGACCGCCGCCTTGGCGATGAGCGAGACCTGAAGGGACAACACCATGATCAGTCCGGCAACCGTGGCGGTCGGCGCGTTCAGGCGCGCGCGCACGAAACCCCAGAGCGCCAGTACCCAGAGCGTGGCGGCGACGGCCGAGGGCAGGCGCAGGGCGAATTCGTTGAATCCGAAACTCTCGGTCGAGGCGGCCTGCAACCAATAGATGAGCGCCGGTTTGTCGTAGCGCGGCTCGCCGTCCTTGTGCGGGGTGATGAAGTTGCCGCTGTCCAGCATCTCGCGGGTTGCCTCGGTAAAGGCGCCCTCGTCGAGATCGTAGAGCGGCACCGCATCCAACTGCCAGAAAAAACTCAGCGCCACGACCAGCACCAGGAACCAGGGCGAGGTCAGCGCCCGGCCCATGGCCCTCAACCAGAGGGGGTTAGCGTTCAACTCCGGGGTCATGGTCGTCATGTCGGAACCTTCCAGCCCGCCGTCGCGGGATCGGATTGCCAATGGATACGATGGTGGGTGCGCTCGCCGGACGCATAAAAGGTGCGCGTGAGCAGCTCGGCCAGTACGCCGGTGGTCAGAAACTGGATCGAGGCGACAATCAACAGGATCGAGACGAACAACATGGGACGGTGCCCGATATTCTGATCCAGCACGAATTTCACCACCAGCAGATGGGTCATCATCAGGGTGCCGACCAGACCGAAAACGATCCCGATCATGCCGAAAAAATGACCGGGACGCGAGCCGAAGCGCAGAAAAAAGAACGCCGCCAGCAGATCGAGGAGCACCCGAAAGGTCCGCGAAAGGCCATATTTGGAGACGCCGAACTGACGCGCCCGATGGCCCACCTCGGTCTCGCCGATGCGTTCCGGGGCCGTCACCCCGGCCACCCAGACCGGAATGAAGCGGTGCATCTCGCCCAGCAGGGTGACCTCCTGGATGACCTCGGCCCGGTAGACCTTGAGGCTACAACCGTAATCGTGCAGCCTCACCCCGGTGACCTTACCGATCAGTCGATTGGCGATCCGCGACGGGATTTTGCGCATCACTAGCCCATCCTGACGCCGGCGGCGCCAGCCCTGTAACAGATCCAGATCGCGCGCCAGCAGTTCGTCGACCATGCGCGGGATGTCCGCCGGATCGTTCTGCAGATCGCCGTCCAGGGTCGCGATCAGCTCGCCGCGGGCGGCGTCGAAACCCGCCTGCATGGCGGCGGTCTGACCGAAATTGCGCCGCAGACGGATCACGCGCAGATGACCGCCGATCCGGTCGGCCTGCTCGCGCAGACGTGCGCCGGTGCCGTCGCGGCTGCCGTCGTCGACACAGATCAGCTCCCAGTCGCCCCGGTAGCCGGCCAGCCCCTGCTGGACCCGCGTCACCATGGGTTCGACGTTGTCGATTTCCTGGTACATGGGGATGACGATCGAGAGCGAAGGTCGTCTCTCGGCGCCGGAGCCGGTGTCAGCGGGAGCATTCATCGGGTTCGCGTCCATTGTTGTATCAATCTTCGACCGCATCCGTCACCTCGCGCAAATAGCGAAACAGCTTGCGCGGCGCGTCCGGCCGGCCGCGTTCGGTATCGCGTTGGGCGGCGCGGATCAGGGTTCGCAACTGCTGCCGATCAACTTCGGGGCGCTGCTCGATGAAGTCCGCCAGCGCCGCATCGCCCTCGGCGATCAGACGTTCGCGCCAGCGTTCGAGCGCATGGTGACGCGCATTCAGTTCGCGCTCGCGCTCCCCGGCCTGGTCCATGAGCGCATGGACAGCCGCCATGTCCTCCTTCTCCAGCAGGTTGGCAATTCGCTTCCAGTGCCGCCCCAGAGCGCGCATATCCTTGATGCGCGCGGTCTCGTCGAGCGCGGCCCAGGTTGCCTGGCTGAGTTTCAAGCGCTCCAGTTCGGCGCGCGGCATGCCCGCCAGACGCTCGGCCAGCGCCTGCAGCGCCAGCTTCTCGCGTTTGATCTGACTCTTGCTTGGGCCTTCGGGCGGATGTTCGTCGTCATCCCGGTCGGGGTCGTATTGATGTTCAATCATCGGTATCGGTTCGGAAATCCTGGCATTGGGTCAGAGGTCTGCCTGCAGATCCTCAAGGATTAGCTGCGGCGAGCGAACGCCGCGATAGTCGTTCACGTCCAGCCGATAGGCCAGTCGAACCCGGCCCCGCGCCTCGGGCAGCTTCTCGCCCAGGTTGAACCCGATGGCGTCGATCGGCTCGCCGTCGGGCATGGCCACCCGTAATTTGAGATGACGCTCGCCCACGATCCGCGCCTGCAGCACCTCGAAGCCGCCGTCGAAACAAGGCTCCGGAAAGCCCTTGCCCCAGGGTCCGCCCAGCCGCAGGGCTTCCGCCGTGTCCAGCGTCATCAACCCGCCGGGCAACGGGCCATCGGAACGGATCTCGGGTTGGCGCGGGAGATCGCCGAGTTGCGCCCGGACCGCCTCGATAAAGGCGTCCCGAAAGTCCTCCAACCCCTCCGCTCGCAGGGTCAGACCGGCCGCCATCGCATGCCCGCCGAAACGCTCGATCAGACCCGGATGATGGCGGTCGACCCGATCGATGGCGTCGCGGATGTGCAGGCCGTCGATGGAACGCGCCGAGCCGCGCAGCAGACCGTCGCCGGCCTCGGCGAAGGCGATCACGGGGCGATGATAACGCTCGCGGATGCGTGCCGCGACGATTCCCGACACCCCTTGATGCCAGTCCTCGCCAAAGAGACAGAGCGCGAGCGGAAGCGTCTCGCCATCCAGGCAGAGCGCATCCAGAAGCAATTCGGCCTGATCCTTCATCTCGCCTTCGATCTCGCGGCGGCGGCGATTGAGACCGTCCAGCTCCTGGGCCATCGCGACGGCCCGCGCCGTGTCATCGGTCAGCAGACATTCGACGCCGAGCGACATCTCCTCCAGCCGCCCGGCCGCGTTGAGCCGGGGCGCGGCGAAAAAACCCAGATCGGTCGTCGTCGCGCGGCTCGGATCGCGGCCCGCCACCTGCAACAGGGCCAGGATTCCCGGACAACAGCGTCCGGCGCGGATGCGCCGCAGACCCTGCTCGACCAGGATGCGGTTATTGCGGTCCAGGATCACGACATCCGCGACCGTGCCGAGCGCGACCAGATCCAGCAGCTCAGCCAGATTCGGCGCGACCCGACCGGCCTCGAACCAACCGGTCTCGCGCAGATGGGCGCGCAGCGCGGCGAGCAGATAGAAGACCACGCCCACTCCCGCCAGATGCTTGCTCGGAAAGGCGCAATCGGGTTGATTGGGGTTGACGATGGCCGCGGCGTCCGGGAGCTGGTCGCCGGGCAGATGATGATCGGTGACCAGCACCGGAATGCCCAACTCGCGCGCTCGTGTAACGCCGGCGATGCTGGCGATGCCGTTGTCGACCGTGACGATAAGATCCGGGCGCTGCGTCAGGGCCGCCTCGACCACCGCCGGACTCAGTCCATAGCCAAAGGCGAAGCGGCTCGGCACCAGATAGGACACCCGCGCCGCGCCCAGCGCACGCAGACCGCGCACGGCGAGCGCGCTGCCGGTGGCGCCGTCCGCGTCATAATCGCCGACGATCAGCAGATGACCGCCGGCGCGGAGCTGGTCCGCGAGCAGCGCCACCGCCCGGTCGAGTCCGTGCAGCGCGCCCATGGACTCCAACGCGCCGAGCCCCGGCGCGGCCTCGCCCGCATCGGTCAGGCCGCGATTGGCATAAAGCGCGGCGAGCAGTTCCACGGGGTTTCGGGCGACGGCGATGTCGGCATGGTTCGGAATGCGGCGGATCTGGATGGGCGTCACGGGCGTCTGATGGACCTGATCGGTAAGGCGGTGTTCGGAAACGACGATCCCGATTTTTTGCACGACGGAGGCGCGTGCGACATCGAAGATTCGCTGGCGGATTGGCGAATGTATCCCTTTGGAATACCGCCGGCTAACTTATCGCGTGCCAGCGGCATTGGCAATCTGACGTTTGTCGTCCGGGTTCGTGGTGAGCTCGAACCGCCAACTATCGATGTCCCGCGTCGGCGATCCGGCCATCCAGGAAATGGATGACCCGGTGCGCATAGGCGGCCATCTCGGCCTCGTGGGTGACCATCAGCACGGTGATCCCCTGATCGCGGTTGAGTCCGGTCAGCAGTTCCATGATCTCGTGACTGCGGGCGGTATCGAGGTTGCCGGTGGGCTCGTCGGCGAGCAGCAGGCTTGGCTGGGTGACGATGGCGCGTGCGATGGCGACCCGTTGCTGCTGACCGCCCGACAGCTCGCCCGGCGTATGGTGCTCCCAGCCGGTGAGTCCGACCCGTTCCAAGGCCTGGCGCGCGCGGGTATGCCGCTCGGCGTGAGGGGTGCGGCGATAGATGAGTGGGAGTTCGACATTTTCCAGGGCCGAGGTCCGGTTGAGCAGATTGAAGCCCTGAAAGACGAAGCCGAGATAATGACGGCGCAGCAGCGCGCGCCGATCGCGGTCCAGGGACTCCACCGGCACCCCGCGAAAGCGATAGGAGCCGCCGCTCGGAGTATCCAGGCAACCCAGAATATTCATGGCGGTGGATTTGCCGGAACCGCTCGGCCCCATCACGGCGACGAATTCGCCCTGACGAATGATGAGATCCACCCCGTCCAGCGCGCGCATCGCTGCCAGCCCGCTGCCATAGACCTTGGCGACCTGCCGGAACTCGATCAATGGCGCAGGATCGCCTGCGGTGGAGGTCGCGTCGGGCCGATTCACGATGCGCGTCCCGGACGCTCGACGTCCACCAGCACCGGAGTGCCTGGGTCCAGCGGGTCGCCAAGCACCTCCGTCATGACCCCGTCGGTGAGGCCAATCTTGAAGGTGATCGGGGCCGGCTCGCCATCGCGCAGAATCCAGACGCGCCCTTCCTTGCCGTTGCGCTGACCGATCTCGGTCTGCCGCTTGGATCTCGGCGGGCGTCTTGGCAGTAAGAGCCCGACCAGATTCGGACCGCTCTGTTCCGCCTTGGGCTGGGGCGGCGTGAAGCGCAGGGCCAGGTTGGGAACCAGCAGTAGACCCCGCTCCTCGCGCACCAGGATATCGGCGGTCGCCGTCATCCCCGGACGCAGCGACAGATCGGCGTTATCGACCGCCAGCAGGGCGGCGAAGGTCACCACGCCATTGACCGTCTCCGGCGCGAAGCGCACCTGAGTGATCGTCGCCGGGAAGGTCCGGTGCGGATAGGCGTCGACCGTGAAGGTCGCCGACTGACCCTCCGCGACCTGTCCCACATCCGCCTCGTCCACCGCCACCTTCAGTTCCATCTGCGTGAGATTTTCGGCCAGGGTAAAGAGCACCGGCGTTTGTAGCGAGGCGGCGACGGTCTGCCCCGGCTCGACCACGCGATTGAGCACGATGCCGTCGATGGGCGAGCGGATGATCGTCTT is part of the Thiocystis violascens DSM 198 genome and encodes:
- a CDS encoding glycosyltransferase family 2 protein, whose translation is MNAPADTGSGAERRPSLSIVIPMYQEIDNVEPMVTRVQQGLAGYRGDWELICVDDGSRDGTGARLREQADRIGGHLRVIRLRRNFGQTAAMQAGFDAARGELIATLDGDLQNDPADIPRMVDELLARDLDLLQGWRRRRQDGLVMRKIPSRIANRLIGKVTGVRLHDYGCSLKVYRAEVIQEVTLLGEMHRFIPVWVAGVTAPERIGETEVGHRARQFGVSKYGLSRTFRVLLDLLAAFFFLRFGSRPGHFFGMIGIVFGLVGTLMMTHLLVVKFVLDQNIGHRPMLFVSILLIVASIQFLTTGVLAELLTRTFYASGERTHHRIHWQSDPATAGWKVPT
- the yjgA gene encoding ribosome biogenesis factor YjgA; the protein is MIEHQYDPDRDDDEHPPEGPSKSQIKREKLALQALAERLAGMPRAELERLKLSQATWAALDETARIKDMRALGRHWKRIANLLEKEDMAAVHALMDQAGERERELNARHHALERWRERLIAEGDAALADFIEQRPEVDRQQLRTLIRAAQRDTERGRPDAPRKLFRYLREVTDAVED
- the recJ gene encoding single-stranded-DNA-specific exonuclease RecJ — protein: MTPIQIRRIPNHADIAVARNPVELLAALYANRGLTDAGEAAPGLGALESMGALHGLDRAVALLADQLRAGGHLLIVGDYDADGATGSALAVRGLRALGAARVSYLVPSRFAFGYGLSPAVVEAALTQRPDLIVTVDNGIASIAGVTRARELGIPVLVTDHHLPGDQLPDAAAIVNPNQPDCAFPSKHLAGVGVVFYLLAALRAHLRETGWFEAGRVAPNLAELLDLVALGTVADVVILDRNNRILVEQGLRRIRAGRCCPGILALLQVAGRDPSRATTTDLGFFAAPRLNAAGRLEEMSLGVECLLTDDTARAVAMAQELDGLNRRRREIEGEMKDQAELLLDALCLDGETLPLALCLFGEDWHQGVSGIVAARIRERYHRPVIAFAEAGDGLLRGSARSIDGLHIRDAIDRVDRHHPGLIERFGGHAMAAGLTLRAEGLEDFRDAFIEAVRAQLGDLPRQPEIRSDGPLPGGLMTLDTAEALRLGGPWGKGFPEPCFDGGFEVLQARIVGERHLKLRVAMPDGEPIDAIGFNLGEKLPEARGRVRLAYRLDVNDYRGVRSPQLILEDLQADL
- a CDS encoding ABC transporter ATP-binding protein, with product MNRPDATSTAGDPAPLIEFRQVAKVYGSGLAAMRALDGVDLIIRQGEFVAVMGPSGSGKSTAMNILGCLDTPSGGSYRFRGVPVESLDRDRRALLRRHYLGFVFQGFNLLNRTSALENVELPLIYRRTPHAERHTRARQALERVGLTGWEHHTPGELSGGQQQRVAIARAIVTQPSLLLADEPTGNLDTARSHEIMELLTGLNRDQGITVLMVTHEAEMAAYAHRVIHFLDGRIADAGHR
- a CDS encoding efflux RND transporter periplasmic adaptor subunit is translated as MTLEGDSHDTTVAERIGLDGRRPGRRFRWFWLAALAGLGLTLAGTLLMGSQKSDRIGFKTAEVRRGDLTVKVTATGQLQPVIQVDVGTEVSGTIQSVEVDFNARVKRGQVLARLDPDQSQAKERQSAAALELAKAQVDEAQATVNETANKLGRTRDLVAKRLASPEELDTAVAAAERASAALAVARAKVDQARAQLDADRRTLEKTIIRSPIDGIVLNRVVEPGQTVAASLQTPVLFTLAENLTQMELKVAVDEADVGQVAEGQSATFTVDAYPHRTFPATITQVRFAPETVNGVVTFAALLAVDNADLSLRPGMTATADILVREERGLLLVPNLALRFTPPQPKAEQSGPNLVGLLLPRRPPRSKRQTEIGQRNGKEGRVWILRDGEPAPITFKIGLTDGVMTEVLGDPLDPGTPVLVDVERPGRAS